One genomic region from Nitrospira sp. encodes:
- a CDS encoding NADH-quinone oxidoreductase subunit M, translating into MVLWLLILIPLLAAPLAWMVQQWSRHAARWIAIGALSIDLFLALLLWSQDYRFQDSGHGSWLLESQTSWIPLWGISLHLGLDGLSLVLILLTAFLGLIAIVASWTEIQVRVGFFHCNVLLVLGGVIGVFLAIDLFLFFVLWEVMLVPMYLLIAIWGHEQRRHASFKFFLFTQAGSLLLLVAIIALAVLHQNVTGRPSFDYADLMGLALKNEMGWWLMLAFFIGFAVKLPAPPFHPWLPDTYTEAPTGASVILAGLLAKTGAYGLLRFTIPLFPDAINEFAPIAMGFGAIGILYGAVLACAQTDIKRLVAYSSISHMGFFLLGAFAGAELALQGAVMQLVAHGLSTGALFMLAGALQERLHTRDMRQMGGLWGAIPRVAAMALFFALASLGLPGLANFIGEFLVLFGSFASQPFLTILASIGMVMAAIYSLAMMQRTFFGRQRETHIEPDLSNIAFGTLLLIAALQVWLGLYPRPLLTTTMPVMQTLVQPAPPSSNLTHPPSKFLPSSNIVTSHVSAP; encoded by the coding sequence ATGGTCCTCTGGCTGCTCATACTCATTCCTCTACTGGCCGCGCCACTTGCGTGGATGGTGCAGCAGTGGTCCCGCCACGCCGCTCGCTGGATCGCAATCGGTGCCTTGTCCATCGATCTTTTCCTGGCCCTTCTGCTATGGAGCCAAGACTACCGGTTCCAGGACTCAGGCCACGGTTCATGGCTCTTGGAAAGTCAAACCAGTTGGATTCCCCTGTGGGGCATCAGTCTGCATCTCGGTCTCGATGGTCTCAGTTTGGTGCTCATCCTCTTGACGGCCTTCCTCGGTCTCATCGCTATCGTCGCTTCTTGGACAGAAATCCAAGTTCGGGTCGGATTCTTTCACTGTAACGTACTACTGGTCCTGGGCGGGGTCATCGGGGTTTTCCTAGCGATCGATCTGTTTCTATTTTTTGTCCTCTGGGAAGTTATGCTGGTACCCATGTATCTCCTGATCGCCATCTGGGGACATGAGCAGCGCCGGCACGCCTCGTTCAAGTTCTTCTTGTTTACTCAGGCGGGTAGCCTGCTCCTCCTCGTCGCGATCATCGCCCTGGCGGTACTGCATCAAAATGTGACTGGAAGACCCAGTTTCGACTATGCCGATCTGATGGGACTGGCGCTGAAAAACGAGATGGGCTGGTGGCTGATGCTGGCTTTCTTCATCGGCTTCGCGGTGAAGCTGCCGGCTCCGCCCTTTCATCCGTGGCTGCCTGACACATACACAGAAGCTCCCACCGGCGCGAGTGTCATTCTCGCCGGGCTGTTAGCGAAAACCGGCGCCTATGGATTGCTCCGTTTCACGATCCCGTTGTTTCCAGACGCGATCAATGAGTTCGCCCCCATTGCAATGGGATTCGGCGCGATCGGCATTCTCTACGGGGCTGTGTTGGCCTGTGCCCAAACGGATATCAAACGACTGGTGGCCTACAGCAGCATCAGCCACATGGGTTTCTTCCTGCTCGGCGCCTTCGCAGGGGCGGAATTGGCGCTGCAAGGAGCGGTGATGCAATTGGTGGCACATGGGCTGAGCACCGGCGCTCTCTTCATGTTGGCAGGCGCGCTGCAAGAGCGTCTCCATACGAGGGACATGCGACAGATGGGGGGATTGTGGGGAGCGATTCCACGGGTAGCGGCGATGGCGCTGTTCTTTGCGCTTGCTTCTCTCGGCCTGCCGGGCTTGGCAAATTTTATCGGCGAATTTCTCGTTCTGTTCGGATCCTTTGCTTCCCAGCCATTCTTGACCATCCTGGCATCGATCGGCATGGTCATGGCCGCAATTTATTCCCTTGCCATGATGCAACGCACATTCTTTGGCCGGCAACGGGAAACCCATATTGAACCGGACCTATCGAATATCGCGTTTGGAACATTGCTGCTCATTGCAGCACTACAAGTATGGCTTGGACTCTATCCGAGGCCTCTGTTGACCACCACGATGCCGGTTATGCAAACGCTCGTACAGCCGGCGCCGCCATCATCCAATCTGACTCACCCACCATCGAAATTCTTGCCCTCGTCCAACATCGTCACCTCTCACGTGAGTGCACCGTGA
- the nuoL gene encoding NADH-quinone oxidoreductase subunit L has protein sequence MLRLLWLIPALPLAGFLVLALFGERFSRRQVTWVGCGSVGTAALITALVGAAFLRGFPDLPSYHQTLWNWIDTSGMTVGVSWYLDALSLLMVAVVTGIGFLIHLYSVEYMSGTGEAGVSAPAGREGEDHQGYSRFFAYMNLFVAAMLTLVLADNLLLLYLGWEGVGLCSYLLIGFWYREPEYGAAAQKAFIVTRIGDTAFAVGLFILFTQLKSLSIQQVQTLAADAWPVGSNVAIIVTVLFLAGAVGKSAQLPLQVWLPDAMAGPTPVSALIHAATMVTAGVYLIARMHQLFALAPPVLEAVAVIGLLTLLLAACSALVQRDIKRVLAYSTMSQIGYMFLALGVGSWSAALFHFLTHSCFKALLFLAAGSVIHSLGHEQDIFRMGGLRRRLPLTFWTFLLGAAAMSGVPFITSGFYSKDWILWAAWSSPLSHRWIWFGALLGTLLTGLYSFRLIFRVFFGEVRTSPSGEPGLAMRVPLVVLAFFAITVGFLELPRTLGDLPLFSRYLSHVLPAIETAPGMDESIEAREQIAVTFSALLGIGLAAVLFLPRANFADRLAGTSLGRMLVILWQGGWGFDRMYDGLIVQPWLHLTRESGEIIDRGYESLAVAAEYFHVSLSRTQTGHVRWYAATVAVGALVLLGLFAM, from the coding sequence ATGCTTCGTCTGCTTTGGCTTATTCCAGCCCTACCGCTCGCCGGCTTTCTGGTGTTAGCCCTGTTCGGAGAGCGTTTTTCTCGTCGACAGGTCACGTGGGTCGGCTGCGGTTCGGTGGGCACGGCGGCCCTCATCACCGCACTCGTCGGCGCAGCTTTCCTCCGAGGCTTTCCCGATCTTCCTTCCTACCATCAAACGCTGTGGAATTGGATCGACACTTCCGGGATGACCGTCGGAGTCTCTTGGTACCTGGACGCTCTCTCACTCCTTATGGTGGCGGTCGTCACCGGTATTGGTTTTTTGATCCATCTGTACTCGGTCGAATACATGTCCGGCACCGGGGAAGCGGGCGTCTCGGCGCCGGCGGGGCGGGAGGGTGAGGACCATCAAGGGTACTCGCGGTTTTTCGCCTATATGAATCTGTTCGTGGCGGCCATGCTGACGTTGGTGCTGGCAGACAATCTGCTTTTGCTCTACCTCGGCTGGGAAGGTGTGGGGCTGTGCAGCTACCTCTTGATAGGTTTTTGGTATCGCGAACCGGAATACGGTGCCGCCGCGCAGAAGGCCTTTATCGTGACTCGCATCGGAGACACGGCTTTTGCTGTCGGCTTATTCATCCTCTTTACTCAACTGAAAAGCTTGTCGATACAACAGGTCCAGACTTTGGCCGCTGATGCTTGGCCGGTGGGCTCGAACGTTGCCATTATCGTGACCGTTCTATTTTTGGCCGGGGCGGTCGGGAAGTCGGCGCAACTGCCGCTTCAAGTGTGGTTGCCGGACGCGATGGCCGGTCCCACTCCGGTCAGCGCACTCATCCATGCGGCAACGATGGTGACGGCGGGTGTCTACCTCATTGCTCGCATGCATCAACTCTTTGCGCTCGCGCCGCCGGTGCTGGAGGCCGTCGCGGTGATCGGCCTGCTGACCTTGTTGCTCGCTGCTTGCAGCGCGCTCGTTCAACGCGACATCAAAAGGGTGCTCGCCTATTCGACGATGAGCCAGATCGGATATATGTTTCTTGCGCTTGGCGTCGGATCCTGGTCTGCCGCTCTTTTTCACTTTCTGACCCATTCCTGTTTCAAGGCCTTGCTGTTCTTAGCGGCTGGATCCGTCATCCACAGCCTCGGACATGAGCAGGACATTTTCCGGATGGGCGGTCTCCGGCGCCGGCTGCCGTTGACGTTTTGGACATTCCTTCTCGGGGCCGCCGCGATGTCCGGTGTCCCCTTCATCACATCCGGGTTTTACAGCAAGGACTGGATCTTGTGGGCTGCCTGGTCCTCACCCTTGAGCCATCGTTGGATCTGGTTCGGCGCGTTACTCGGGACGCTGCTCACCGGACTCTATAGTTTCCGGTTGATCTTTCGGGTCTTTTTTGGAGAGGTCCGCACGTCACCGAGCGGAGAACCAGGTCTTGCGATGCGTGTTCCTCTGGTGGTGCTGGCTTTCTTCGCTATAACGGTCGGCTTTCTCGAGTTACCTCGCACGCTTGGTGACCTGCCTCTGTTTAGCCGGTACCTGTCCCATGTCCTGCCGGCGATTGAGACAGCACCAGGGATGGATGAGTCGATTGAGGCTCGTGAACAAATCGCCGTCACATTCTCAGCACTGCTCGGGATCGGGCTGGCAGCAGTCCTGTTCCTTCCACGAGCCAACTTCGCTGATCGACTCGCGGGGACATCATTGGGTCGTATGCTGGTGATATTGTGGCAAGGAGGGTGGGGCTTTGATCGAATGTATGACGGACTGATCGTACAGCCGTGGCTCCATCTTACCCGTGAATCAGGTGAGATCATTGACCGGGGTTACGAATCACTAGCTGTTGCAGCTGAATACTTCCATGTTTCGTTGAGTCGAACTCAAACGGGTCACGTCCGCTGGTATGCCGCAACCGTTGCTGTCGGCGCGCTTGTGTTACTCGGTCTTTTTGCGATGTAA
- the nuoK gene encoding NADH-quinone oxidoreductase subunit NuoK, with the protein MLTTHALVLAIMLFCLGLVGLLSRRNILYMLLSLEIMLNAASLAFIAGGARWGQADGEVMFLFILTLAAAEVSVALGIVLQLSYRFQTLDADAFSEMKG; encoded by the coding sequence ATGCTCACTACGCATGCGCTGGTGCTGGCCATCATGCTTTTTTGCCTCGGATTGGTCGGTCTCTTGAGTCGACGTAACATTCTCTACATGTTGCTGTCGCTCGAGATCATGCTGAACGCAGCAAGTCTGGCGTTCATTGCCGGGGGAGCTCGCTGGGGACAGGCAGACGGCGAGGTCATGTTTTTGTTCATCCTCACGCTGGCGGCGGCTGAGGTCTCCGTGGCACTCGGTATCGTGCTCCAGCTGTCGTACCGGTTCCAGACATTGGACGCAGATGCTTTCAGCGAGATGAAAGGGTGA
- the nuoJ gene encoding NADH-quinone oxidoreductase subunit J, whose translation MEVLFYIAAAVTLLATVRVITHVHAVHALLYLVVALIALALIFYLLGAQFAAALEIIIYGGAIMVLFIFVVMLLGPLAAEQEKSWLTPGTWVGPSVLALVLLGEVGYLIAAGDHLPIDFMETREKGVSIILYGPYVIGVELASMLLLPGLIGAYHLGRRVPKESR comes from the coding sequence ATGGAAGTTCTTTTCTACATCGCTGCCGCCGTCACTTTACTGGCGACTGTGCGCGTCATCACACATGTGCATGCCGTCCACGCGCTGCTCTATCTGGTCGTGGCGTTGATCGCGCTGGCTCTGATCTTCTATTTGCTTGGTGCTCAGTTTGCCGCAGCGCTGGAAATCATTATTTACGGCGGTGCCATTATGGTGCTCTTCATTTTTGTGGTGATGCTCTTAGGGCCGCTCGCTGCCGAGCAGGAAAAGAGCTGGCTCACGCCGGGAACATGGGTGGGACCAAGTGTGCTGGCCCTGGTGCTGCTTGGTGAAGTGGGATATCTCATTGCTGCCGGGGATCATCTGCCGATCGACTTCATGGAAACCCGTGAGAAAGGCGTATCCATCATCCTCTATGGGCCCTATGTCATTGGGGTGGAATTAGCTTCGATGCTGTTGCTTCCTGGTCTGATCGGCGCCTATCACTTGGGTCGTCGTGTGCCGAAGGAGTCTCGTTGA
- the nuoI gene encoding NADH-quinone oxidoreductase subunit NuoI, whose amino-acid sequence MKAWRYIRDLLLGLWIVFKRTFTQPVTVQYPEERPYLPPRWRGRIVLTRDPDGEERCVACHLCAVACPVDCIALQAAEDPTAHERRYPEFFRINFSRCIYCGYCEDACPTYAIQLVPDFEQSEYARLNMVYEKEDLLISGTGKYHGYNFYRVAGVKVRDKDKGQGENELSPVDVRSLMP is encoded by the coding sequence ATGAAAGCTTGGAGATATATACGCGATCTGCTCCTGGGGTTATGGATCGTCTTCAAGCGGACATTTACACAACCTGTCACGGTTCAATATCCGGAAGAACGACCCTATTTGCCTCCACGCTGGCGAGGGCGAATCGTACTGACCCGAGATCCCGACGGAGAAGAACGTTGCGTCGCCTGCCATCTCTGCGCAGTTGCTTGCCCCGTTGATTGCATCGCGCTACAGGCCGCTGAAGATCCGACCGCTCATGAGCGCCGCTACCCGGAATTCTTTCGGATCAATTTTTCGCGCTGCATCTATTGTGGATATTGTGAAGATGCCTGTCCCACCTATGCAATCCAGCTCGTCCCGGATTTTGAACAGAGCGAGTATGCACGTCTAAACATGGTCTATGAGAAGGAAGACCTCTTGATCAGCGGCACCGGCAAGTATCACGGCTATAACTTTTACCGAGTCGCTGGCGTGAAGGTGCGCGATAAAGACAAGGGCCAAGGTGAAAACGAACTCTCACCGGTGGATGTGAGAAGTTTGATGCCATGA
- the nuoH gene encoding NADH-quinone oxidoreductase subunit NuoH has product MIDWSRTALTIVVILGGVLTLAGLLIWVERRLLGIWQERYGPNRVGPGGLLQSLADMIKMFTKEDWIPPFADKAVFVLTPAIVVITALMSFAVVPITPGFVVADLNMGILFFLAMSSLAAYSVIIGGWASNSKFAFLGSLRAIAQLLSYEVFMGLSLMGTVLLAGSFNLSDIVEAQRHLWFVVPQFLGFLGFFMAGLAEAHRTPFDMPEAEAELVAGYHAEYSGMKFGMFFVGEYLSVILLSAMIVILFFGGWHGPWLPSVVWFFLKTAVFIVLIFLIRATWPRVRFDQLLSFGWKVVMPLALINLLVTGAVVLWKAG; this is encoded by the coding sequence GTGATCGATTGGAGCCGCACCGCGCTGACGATCGTCGTCATCCTCGGTGGGGTTCTCACGCTGGCGGGGTTGCTGATCTGGGTTGAACGTCGACTGCTGGGAATCTGGCAGGAACGGTACGGACCCAACCGTGTAGGGCCCGGCGGTCTCCTACAATCACTCGCGGATATGATCAAGATGTTCACGAAAGAAGACTGGATTCCGCCCTTCGCGGATAAGGCGGTCTTCGTGCTCACACCGGCCATCGTCGTCATCACCGCATTAATGTCGTTCGCTGTCGTGCCGATCACTCCCGGCTTCGTGGTCGCCGATCTCAACATGGGCATCCTGTTTTTTCTGGCCATGTCGAGCCTTGCCGCCTACAGCGTGATCATCGGAGGGTGGGCATCCAACAGCAAGTTCGCGTTTCTCGGCAGCCTTCGGGCCATCGCGCAACTGTTGAGCTATGAAGTATTTATGGGGCTGTCGTTGATGGGAACTGTGCTCCTGGCAGGGTCGTTCAACCTCAGCGACATTGTGGAAGCGCAACGGCATCTTTGGTTTGTCGTTCCCCAATTTCTTGGTTTTCTAGGTTTTTTTATGGCTGGACTGGCTGAAGCGCATCGCACGCCGTTCGACATGCCGGAAGCGGAAGCGGAGCTGGTCGCGGGCTACCATGCGGAGTACAGCGGAATGAAATTCGGGATGTTTTTTGTCGGCGAATACCTCAGCGTCATCCTGCTATCGGCGATGATCGTGATCCTCTTCTTCGGCGGCTGGCACGGACCTTGGTTGCCGTCGGTGGTGTGGTTTTTCTTGAAGACTGCCGTCTTCATTGTCCTGATCTTCCTCATTCGAGCGACCTGGCCCCGGGTACGTTTTGATCAACTGTTGTCGTTCGGCTGGAAGGTCGTGATGCCGCTCGCATTGATCAATCTCCTTGTTACAGGAGCCGTGGTTCTTTGGAAGGCCGGATGA